The Spirosoma foliorum genome has a window encoding:
- a CDS encoding EVE domain-containing protein, translating to MNYWLVKSEPDVYGWTHFIEQGKAVWDGVRNYQARNNLKAMQLGDQVLFYHSVTNIGVVGLAKVSKEAYPDPTSPDDLRWVVVELEPVMALDKLVPLSQIKAEPLLENLSLIRQSRLSVMPVRADEFELILKMGQISNG from the coding sequence TTGAATTACTGGCTTGTTAAGTCCGAACCCGATGTATACGGGTGGACTCATTTTATTGAACAAGGAAAGGCCGTGTGGGACGGCGTTCGTAACTATCAGGCACGAAACAACCTGAAAGCCATGCAACTAGGCGATCAGGTATTGTTTTATCATAGCGTCACCAACATAGGCGTGGTTGGTCTGGCCAAAGTGAGTAAGGAGGCCTATCCTGATCCAACCTCACCCGACGATTTACGCTGGGTTGTTGTGGAGCTAGAGCCCGTTATGGCGTTAGACAAACTTGTACCACTCTCGCAAATCAAAGCTGAACCATTACTGGAAAATCTGAGCCTCATCAGACAATCTCGCCTGTCGGTAATGCCCGTTCGGGCCGACGAGTTTGAATTAATTTTAAAAATGGGGCAGATTTCTAATGGATAA
- a CDS encoding DinB family protein gives MVPNDELIRIIDLLNTTYEGEEAWHGPSVVDVLRGVTPEMAGKRIAPNTHSIAELVFHMTSWRIFCVKKMQGDETFDITTPDKNFGALPDKIDDFEWEALEMELSLSQEELINELDKRDDDEFLEDIVPGRDYTYYDMLHGIINHDMYHTGQIMILYKALSFKGGGSRFNDDDIDEYGSPFGSSQEHDDYY, from the coding sequence ATGGTACCAAACGACGAATTGATCCGCATCATCGACCTCTTAAACACGACATATGAAGGCGAAGAAGCCTGGCATGGCCCATCGGTAGTTGATGTATTGCGGGGCGTTACGCCCGAAATGGCTGGAAAACGGATTGCTCCCAATACACATAGCATTGCCGAACTGGTCTTCCACATGACGAGCTGGCGCATATTCTGTGTCAAAAAGATGCAGGGCGATGAGACGTTTGATATTACAACCCCTGACAAAAACTTTGGGGCTCTGCCCGACAAAATTGATGATTTCGAGTGGGAAGCCCTTGAAATGGAGTTGAGCCTCAGCCAGGAGGAGCTTATCAATGAACTCGACAAACGCGATGACGATGAGTTCCTGGAAGATATCGTTCCCGGTCGTGACTACACCTATTACGACATGCTACACGGCATTATCAACCATGATATGTACCATACCGGGCAGATTATGATTCTGTATAAGGCACTCTCTTTCAAAGGAGGAGGCTCACGTTTTAACGACGATGATATAGATGAATACGGGTCTCCTTTTGGTAGCAGCCAGGAGCACGACGATTATTATTGA
- a CDS encoding capsule assembly Wzi family protein: protein MSQFGNILLLLPCFLWSVLCFGQTDKQLHYHTEVDTYFATSGQTPFWLRANQYGIVAKDQAFMTVRQGLRVDYHESPKTKLDSLRAANRRIDWGWGAEAVFNAGYNYKLLIPEAYVKVRFGKNFEVWAGRRRELIGLVDSTLTSGSYAWSGNTLPMAKIQIAINDYLPRNSLFGFKGFYAHGWFEEDRFVNNTMLHQKALYGRFGKPHWRLKLFAGINHEVMWGGNTERLPGSVIKNNQLPNQFSDYINVVTAVTLGNRTDIDTNRVSEFDRKNRIGNHLGTVDLAFEYTARSFSIFAYRQNIYEDGSLFYLTNIQDGLNGLRIRNRRPRNPNGLQIQDILFEYLYTESQGGNLFLENDAHRGRDNYFNHSQYQDGWSRYGLTMGTPFISPSTDSRSNLPRYSFTNNNRVSVMHLGLSGQMLDFFQFQVKASYSTNLGTYEVPFDKPVHQFSSVLSIAAPLAILNGVTANASVATDIGDLYDNSVGFFIGIRKEGRSKKRQSGDFD, encoded by the coding sequence ATGAGTCAATTTGGTAATATACTTCTACTTCTCCCTTGTTTTTTGTGGTCGGTTTTGTGTTTTGGGCAGACTGATAAACAACTTCATTACCATACTGAAGTCGATACTTATTTTGCCACATCGGGCCAAACTCCGTTTTGGCTACGAGCCAATCAATATGGAATCGTCGCAAAAGATCAGGCATTTATGACTGTTCGGCAAGGCCTACGCGTCGATTATCATGAATCACCAAAAACTAAACTCGACAGTCTTCGGGCGGCCAATCGACGTATCGACTGGGGCTGGGGAGCCGAAGCGGTATTTAATGCTGGCTACAACTATAAATTATTAATTCCGGAGGCCTACGTAAAAGTGAGGTTTGGTAAAAATTTTGAAGTCTGGGCAGGCCGACGCCGTGAACTAATCGGATTAGTCGACTCCACGCTCACATCGGGTTCGTACGCCTGGTCGGGCAATACGCTACCCATGGCTAAAATCCAGATTGCGATTAACGACTACCTTCCCCGCAATAGTTTATTTGGCTTCAAGGGCTTTTACGCACATGGCTGGTTTGAGGAAGATCGCTTTGTCAATAATACGATGCTCCACCAAAAAGCCCTCTACGGTCGGTTTGGCAAACCGCACTGGCGGCTCAAACTTTTCGCGGGGATCAATCACGAGGTTATGTGGGGAGGGAATACCGAACGTTTGCCAGGATCGGTTATTAAAAACAATCAGTTACCTAATCAATTCAGTGATTATATCAATGTTGTCACAGCCGTCACACTGGGAAACCGAACCGATATCGACACGAATCGGGTCAGTGAATTTGATCGAAAAAATCGGATCGGGAATCACCTCGGCACAGTCGACCTAGCGTTTGAATACACGGCTCGTTCGTTTTCGATCTTCGCTTATCGGCAAAATATCTACGAGGATGGTTCTCTATTCTATCTTACTAATATTCAGGATGGCTTAAACGGACTACGGATTCGCAATCGGCGTCCCCGGAATCCCAACGGTTTACAAATTCAGGACATCCTGTTCGAATATCTGTACACCGAAAGTCAGGGGGGAAATTTATTTCTGGAAAATGACGCCCATCGAGGCCGCGATAATTATTTCAATCATTCACAATATCAGGATGGCTGGTCGCGCTATGGCCTCACCATGGGTACTCCCTTTATCAGTCCATCGACCGACAGTCGTAGTAATCTTCCCCGCTACAGTTTTACAAATAATAATCGGGTATCAGTCATGCATTTGGGACTTTCAGGGCAGATGCTCGACTTTTTTCAGTTTCAGGTAAAAGCCTCTTACAGTACGAATCTCGGCACCTATGAGGTTCCGTTCGACAAACCGGTACATCAATTCTCGTCGGTTCTGTCAATAGCCGCTCCACTTGCCATCCTCAACGGGGTAACAGCGAATGCATCGGTAGCTACTGACATTGGCGATCTGTATGATAACAGTGTCGGCTTTTTTATTGGTATTCGGAAAGAAGGGCGGAGCAAGAAACGACAATCCGGCGACTTTGATTAG